The following coding sequences are from one Arthrobacter crystallopoietes window:
- a CDS encoding metallopeptidase family protein, giving the protein MKNGPSLNVRLSDAAQSGGKSKPFEKRRRNRHGRGLRGELVPAHLPGNRTREERFEGWVSDSAERLHYLWGDPIEATQFVVAEIPPDLEELVAAGGPAPLGSFTPAAPGRPAVVTVFRRPVEREADSKEELPELVHDVVVEQAAELLGMAPEAVDPSYGRTRS; this is encoded by the coding sequence ATGAAAAACGGACCATCGCTCAATGTCAGGCTGAGTGATGCAGCGCAGTCCGGGGGCAAATCAAAGCCGTTCGAAAAACGACGGCGGAACCGCCACGGGCGCGGACTGCGCGGTGAGCTTGTGCCCGCCCACCTGCCGGGCAACCGCACCCGGGAAGAACGGTTCGAAGGCTGGGTCTCGGACTCCGCCGAACGGCTTCACTACCTGTGGGGTGACCCCATCGAGGCCACCCAATTCGTGGTCGCCGAAATCCCACCGGATCTGGAGGAACTTGTTGCCGCAGGCGGCCCCGCGCCCCTTGGCAGCTTCACTCCTGCAGCTCCGGGACGGCCCGCCGTCGTTACTGTTTTCCGGCGTCCGGTGGAGCGGGAGGCCGACAGCAAGGAAGAGCTGCCGGAACTGGTGCACGACGTCGTGGTTGAACAGGCCGCCGAGTTACTCGGCATGGCCCCCGAGGCCGTTGACCCCAGCTACGGGCGCACCCGCTCCTGA
- a CDS encoding DUF3499 domain-containing protein produces the protein MGSIRQCSRSACQRPAIATLTYVYADSTAVLGPLATYAEPHCYDLCAEHAERLTVPRGWEVMRLALPEQAPVPNTDDLMALAKAVREAGTAPSSPDEVPAQRGLREPIEPPAESGGARRGHLRILRGQQ, from the coding sequence GTGGGATCCATACGCCAATGTTCACGCTCGGCCTGTCAACGGCCGGCCATCGCTACTTTGACGTACGTGTATGCCGATTCCACGGCCGTCCTCGGGCCGCTGGCCACCTATGCCGAACCGCACTGCTACGACCTGTGCGCCGAGCACGCGGAGCGGCTGACCGTACCGCGCGGCTGGGAAGTCATGCGGCTGGCGCTGCCGGAGCAGGCTCCCGTTCCCAACACCGATGACCTGATGGCCTTGGCCAAGGCGGTCCGCGAGGCAGGAACCGCCCCCTCCAGTCCGGACGAAGTGCCGGCCCAGCGCGGCCTGCGCGAGCCGATTGAACCCCCGGCCGAGTCCGGCGGAGCCCGCCGCGGGCACCTGCGCATTCTGCGCGGACAGCAGTAG
- a CDS encoding Trm112 family protein, which yields MAHLSPELLAVLRCPVTGSSLVQEGEELVSSAKDASGRQLHYRIDEGIPVLLPPAMQEAAQPATDNSPNTTATDA from the coding sequence ATGGCCCATCTTTCCCCTGAACTGCTTGCCGTCCTGCGTTGCCCGGTGACCGGATCATCGCTGGTCCAGGAAGGCGAGGAACTGGTTTCCAGCGCGAAGGACGCCAGCGGCCGGCAACTGCACTACCGCATCGACGAGGGCATCCCCGTCCTGCTCCCGCCGGCGATGCAGGAAGCCGCACAGCCGGCCACCGACAATTCCCCGAACACCACGGCAACCGACGCCTAA
- the ahcY gene encoding adenosylhomocysteinase, with protein sequence MSFDYKVKDLSLAEAGRHQIRLAEHEMPGLMALREEFGASQPLKGARIAGSLHMTVQTAVLIETLTALGAEVRWASCNIFSTQDEAAAAIVVGKGTVEDPQGVPVFAWKGETLEEYWWTATQILTWPGAAENPELGPNMILDDGGDATLLLHKGVEFEAAGAVPDATADDAHEYTIILDVLRKSLAEDPQRWTRIAGGILGVTEETTTGVHRLYQLAEQGKLLFPAINVNDSVTKSKFDNKYGIRHSLPDGINRATDVLMGGKVAVVCGYGDVGKGAAEALRGQGSRVIVTEIDPICALQAAMDGYQVTTLDKVVDQGDIFITTTGNKDVIMASDMLKMKNKAIVGNIGHFDNEIDMAGLEKIDGVQKVEIKPQVHEWVFDADPAAGKEGRSIIVLSEGRLLNLGNATGHPSFVMSNSFANQTIAQIELFTKAGKPAADSTTGDPEYAKQVYVLPKILDEKVARLHLGALGVELTELNKEQAEYLDVDVAGPYKPEHYRY encoded by the coding sequence ATGTCATTCGATTACAAGGTCAAGGACCTTTCCCTGGCCGAGGCCGGCCGCCACCAGATCCGCCTCGCCGAACACGAGATGCCGGGCCTGATGGCCCTGCGCGAAGAATTCGGCGCCAGCCAGCCGCTCAAGGGCGCCCGCATCGCCGGTTCCCTGCACATGACCGTCCAGACCGCCGTGCTGATCGAGACGCTGACCGCACTCGGCGCCGAGGTCCGCTGGGCCTCCTGCAACATCTTCTCCACGCAGGACGAGGCCGCCGCCGCCATCGTCGTCGGCAAGGGAACCGTTGAAGACCCGCAGGGTGTGCCGGTGTTCGCCTGGAAGGGCGAGACGCTCGAAGAGTACTGGTGGACCGCCACGCAGATCCTGACCTGGCCCGGCGCTGCCGAGAACCCCGAGCTCGGCCCCAACATGATTCTCGACGACGGCGGCGACGCCACCCTGCTGCTGCACAAGGGCGTCGAGTTCGAGGCTGCCGGCGCCGTCCCGGACGCCACCGCGGATGACGCTCACGAATACACGATCATCCTCGACGTGCTGCGCAAGTCGCTGGCCGAGGACCCGCAGCGGTGGACCCGCATCGCCGGCGGCATCCTGGGCGTGACCGAGGAAACCACCACGGGCGTGCACCGCCTGTACCAGCTGGCCGAACAGGGCAAGCTGCTCTTCCCGGCCATCAACGTCAATGACTCGGTCACCAAGTCCAAGTTCGACAACAAGTACGGCATCCGCCACTCCCTGCCGGACGGCATCAACCGCGCCACCGACGTCCTCATGGGCGGCAAGGTCGCCGTCGTCTGCGGTTACGGCGATGTGGGCAAGGGTGCCGCGGAGGCGCTGCGCGGCCAGGGCTCGCGCGTGATCGTCACCGAGATCGACCCGATCTGCGCGCTGCAGGCCGCGATGGACGGCTACCAGGTCACCACGCTGGACAAGGTCGTGGACCAGGGCGACATCTTCATCACCACCACCGGCAACAAGGACGTCATCATGGCCTCCGACATGCTCAAGATGAAGAACAAGGCCATCGTCGGCAACATCGGCCACTTCGACAACGAGATCGACATGGCCGGGCTCGAGAAGATCGACGGCGTGCAGAAGGTCGAAATCAAGCCGCAGGTCCACGAGTGGGTCTTCGACGCCGACCCCGCCGCAGGCAAGGAGGGGCGCTCCATCATCGTGCTCTCCGAGGGCCGCCTGCTGAACCTGGGCAACGCCACCGGCCACCCGTCCTTCGTCATGAGCAACTCCTTCGCCAACCAGACCATCGCGCAGATCGAGCTGTTCACCAAGGCCGGCAAGCCCGCCGCGGACTCAACCACCGGCGACCCGGAATACGCCAAGCAGGTCTACGTGCTGCCGAAGATCCTGGACGAGAAGGTTGCCCGCCTGCACCTCGGCGCCCTCGGTGTAGAGCTGACGGAACTGAACAAGGAACAGGCGGAGTACCTGGACGTGGACGTGGCCGGGCCGTACAAGCCGGAGCACTACCGCTACTAA
- a CDS encoding pyridoxal-phosphate-dependent aminotransferase family protein codes for MTMSPDRIIPTRHLFGPGPCNPYAEATAALGLPLIGHLDPEFIARMDRTNEGLRVLWGTKNARTLPLSATGSAGMEAAFVNTVQSGDVAVIAVNGLFGERMCEVASRAGAEVVRVDHEWGTPVDAERVAAAHPNPTVIAAVHAETSTGVLSDIAALGAIKGDALLITDAVTSIGGMPILADEWGIDVGYAGTQKCLGVAPGLAPFTISDRAFERRVPKPQSWYLDLGLLGGYANGAPGGQRAYHHTAPVGMVASLEAGINRILAEGLDAVTERHRSAGKALQDGLQEMGLELFAAEGYRLPQLTTVMVPEGVDSAAVRGYLLENFNIEIGAGAGEFTSTVWRIGLMGPNANPASVALLLGALKEAIAKA; via the coding sequence ATGACCATGAGTCCGGATCGGATCATTCCCACCCGTCATCTCTTTGGCCCGGGACCGTGCAACCCATACGCGGAGGCGACCGCGGCGCTGGGTCTGCCGCTGATCGGGCACCTCGACCCGGAGTTCATCGCGCGTATGGACCGGACCAACGAGGGCCTGCGCGTGCTCTGGGGTACTAAGAACGCCCGGACCCTTCCGCTGAGCGCCACCGGCTCGGCGGGCATGGAGGCCGCCTTCGTCAATACGGTGCAGTCCGGCGACGTCGCCGTGATCGCGGTGAACGGGCTCTTCGGCGAGCGGATGTGCGAGGTCGCATCGCGGGCCGGTGCCGAGGTGGTGCGCGTGGACCACGAATGGGGCACGCCGGTAGACGCCGAGCGGGTTGCGGCGGCGCATCCGAACCCCACGGTCATCGCGGCCGTCCATGCCGAGACCAGCACGGGCGTCCTGAGCGATATAGCTGCCCTCGGCGCCATCAAGGGGGACGCCCTGCTGATTACCGACGCCGTGACATCCATCGGCGGCATGCCCATCCTCGCGGACGAGTGGGGCATCGACGTCGGCTATGCCGGCACGCAGAAGTGTCTGGGCGTGGCCCCGGGCCTCGCGCCGTTCACCATCTCGGACCGCGCCTTCGAGCGCCGCGTGCCCAAGCCGCAGTCGTGGTACCTGGATCTGGGGCTGCTCGGCGGCTACGCCAACGGTGCCCCGGGCGGGCAGCGCGCGTACCACCACACCGCGCCGGTGGGCATGGTGGCCAGCTTGGAAGCGGGCATCAACCGCATCCTGGCGGAGGGGCTCGACGCGGTGACCGAACGCCACCGCTCGGCGGGCAAGGCCTTGCAGGACGGGCTCCAGGAAATGGGCCTGGAGCTGTTCGCGGCCGAGGGCTACCGGCTGCCGCAGCTGACCACGGTGATGGTTCCCGAGGGAGTCGACTCGGCGGCGGTCCGCGGCTACCTGCTGGAGAACTTCAACATCGAGATCGGTGCCGGCGCCGGCGAGTTCACGTCCACTGTCTGGCGGATCGGGCTCATGGGGCCGAACGCCAATCCGGCCTCTGTGGCACTGCTGCTGGGCGCCCTCAAGGAAGCGATCGCCAAGGCCTGA
- a CDS encoding RDD family protein has product MSNIVTGEAVVLELRPASFGVRALSSMIDCIINFLLLILTTAFLAETVQIGFDPAAAQALVLTMVVFFLVIVPVTLETLTRGKSVGRLIMGLRIVRDDGGSIRFRHALIRGLVGVFELYLLLGSVAFVVALFNDRSKRLGDLLAGTYSMRERVGVIPQELPHIPPQLVPWVKLTDMGRLPEPLARRISQFIVQSPKMIPASRERLAIDLANETSGYVSPPPPAGTAPEMFLIAVMAERRERDFARLSRQYERSQAQSKRLHSLPFQD; this is encoded by the coding sequence ATGAGCAACATCGTCACGGGCGAGGCCGTGGTCCTGGAACTGCGTCCGGCGTCGTTCGGGGTGCGCGCGCTGAGCTCGATGATCGACTGCATCATCAACTTCCTGCTGCTGATCCTGACCACCGCGTTCCTGGCGGAGACCGTGCAGATCGGGTTCGACCCCGCGGCGGCGCAGGCCCTGGTGCTGACCATGGTGGTGTTTTTCCTGGTGATCGTGCCCGTGACGCTCGAGACGCTGACCCGCGGCAAGTCGGTCGGCCGGCTGATCATGGGACTGCGGATAGTGCGCGACGACGGCGGCTCCATCCGCTTCCGGCACGCCTTGATCCGGGGGCTGGTGGGCGTGTTCGAGCTGTACCTGCTGCTCGGTTCCGTGGCGTTCGTCGTCGCACTCTTCAATGACCGATCCAAGCGGCTGGGCGATCTGCTCGCCGGGACCTACAGCATGCGCGAACGCGTGGGAGTGATCCCGCAGGAACTGCCGCACATTCCGCCGCAGCTGGTGCCGTGGGTGAAGCTGACCGACATGGGGCGGCTGCCGGAGCCGCTGGCGCGCCGGATCTCCCAGTTCATTGTCCAGTCGCCCAAGATGATTCCTGCTTCGCGGGAACGGCTGGCGATCGACCTGGCGAACGAGACCTCGGGCTATGTCTCTCCCCCGCCGCCGGCCGGTACCGCGCCGGAAATGTTCCTGATCGCGGTCATGGCCGAACGCCGGGAACGCGACTTCGCCAGGCTGAGCCGCCAGTACGAGCGCTCCCAGGCGCAGAGCAAGCGTCTGCACTCGCTCCCGTTCCAGGACTGA
- a CDS encoding stage II sporulation protein M: MDIDAFTAVHQHDWKRLDELSAKRRLTGEEADELLVLYQRTSTHLSMIRSIAPESQLSGALSTRLSRARTKFTGARSNFAEDVAGFFVLSLPAAFYRIRWLTVIIGVVFILVSWLFGAWVTGNPEVIKAIGSDEELRQYVEEDFVNYYKENPNASFAGMVWTNNAWIAAQCVAFGVTGLWVPYVLYMNAQGVGMAGGMMAAYDQLDTFFLYILPHGLMEMTAIFIAGAAGLRIFWSWVSPGRMTRAASLAKEGRSLITVALGLVLVLFISGLVEGFVTPSDLPHWLRIGIGALVLAAYWTYTLVLGRRAYNAGERGDLGRFDAGEVARTS, from the coding sequence GTGGATATCGATGCCTTCACCGCGGTGCACCAGCATGACTGGAAACGCCTGGACGAGCTCAGCGCGAAGCGCCGCCTGACCGGCGAGGAAGCCGACGAGCTGCTTGTGCTGTACCAGCGCACCTCCACGCACCTGTCGATGATCCGCTCCATCGCGCCCGAAAGCCAGCTCTCCGGAGCGCTCTCCACACGGCTGTCCCGCGCACGCACCAAGTTCACCGGCGCCCGCTCCAACTTCGCGGAGGATGTTGCCGGGTTCTTTGTGCTCTCGCTGCCCGCCGCGTTCTACCGGATCCGCTGGCTCACGGTCATTATCGGCGTCGTCTTTATCCTCGTGTCCTGGCTCTTCGGCGCCTGGGTTACAGGCAACCCCGAGGTCATCAAGGCCATCGGCTCGGACGAAGAGCTGCGCCAGTACGTCGAAGAAGACTTCGTCAACTACTACAAGGAAAACCCCAACGCGTCCTTCGCCGGCATGGTCTGGACCAACAACGCGTGGATCGCCGCCCAGTGCGTGGCCTTCGGCGTGACCGGTCTCTGGGTGCCGTACGTGCTCTACATGAACGCGCAGGGCGTGGGCATGGCCGGCGGAATGATGGCGGCCTACGACCAGCTGGACACCTTCTTTCTCTACATCCTGCCGCACGGCCTGATGGAGATGACCGCCATCTTCATCGCCGGCGCCGCGGGTCTGCGGATCTTCTGGTCCTGGGTTTCTCCCGGCCGCATGACCCGCGCCGCGTCGCTCGCGAAAGAAGGCCGCTCGCTGATCACCGTCGCCCTGGGGCTGGTGCTGGTCCTGTTCATCTCCGGGCTCGTCGAGGGCTTTGTGACGCCGAGCGACCTGCCGCACTGGCTCCGGATCGGCATCGGCGCGCTGGTGCTCGCCGCATACTGGACCTACACCCTGGTGCTCGGCCGGCGTGCCTACAATGCCGGGGAACGCGGCGACCTGGGCCGCTTCGACGCCGGGGAGGTCGCCCGGACCAGCTGA
- a CDS encoding TIGR01906 family membrane protein, which produces MAGEDRISGNIEDPRTDRAPDTDSDPIEVPAPPVPASGRFLDEANRQPMRKASRLPDLSAFNKEPRGTAKNNDGGASSANNDGGAPAAKSDGGASNGKSDGGTPAVSRFKPDAVPGWGSPAPKPTDSTPADASPKPEQADSANSEATTANEPESADEAAPETKAVPTTAASAGSETSANAATSAVSPDSSGSPATSGSPDSAELPSTGRRAAPGGPQEDSQTLVGEQGDAKSPTGTAPGPNPELDPANHGQDRASEWQPDPAETVRAEKTRTRPGDKGAGKTAAAAATASSAAVVGAAIGGAGKGAGNGPGAKLGDAKPSRPVLSDVERRAAEREEAVNAKPPAGRILQVMLAVFFPFLLIIGAIRAVCTPLFLWTEYHRPGFPADSFGFSTEDRMTYGSYAVDYLLNWAGPRYLGGLVGPDGDQLFLDSEVGHMADVKTVIMGAWIAGAVMLVLAVLAVIYLARAYPGGIRRGLFAGSAATLILIIVLGVLGALNWQGFFTAFHGVFFADGTWTFFVDDTLIRLFPAQFWMDAGIVIAVLVLMVSSLVLAFTWPTKSRRERSSEKLAAARARYLQDLREDSRRLGAPRRKHGGAPDQL; this is translated from the coding sequence GTGGCAGGCGAGGACCGGATCTCCGGCAACATTGAGGACCCCCGTACGGATCGTGCGCCGGATACCGACAGCGACCCCATCGAGGTGCCCGCGCCTCCGGTCCCTGCCAGCGGCCGGTTCCTTGACGAGGCCAACCGGCAGCCGATGCGCAAGGCCAGCCGCTTGCCGGATCTGAGCGCCTTCAACAAGGAGCCTCGCGGCACGGCAAAGAACAACGACGGCGGAGCCTCCTCAGCAAATAACGACGGCGGTGCGCCCGCGGCCAAGAGCGACGGCGGTGCTTCCAATGGGAAGAGCGACGGCGGTACCCCCGCCGTCTCGCGCTTCAAACCGGACGCCGTCCCCGGCTGGGGGAGTCCCGCCCCCAAGCCGACTGACTCGACGCCGGCAGACGCTTCTCCGAAGCCGGAGCAAGCAGACTCCGCCAATAGCGAAGCAACAACTGCGAACGAGCCGGAATCCGCGGATGAGGCTGCCCCGGAGACCAAGGCGGTTCCCACAACGGCGGCTTCCGCTGGTAGTGAGACTTCGGCTAACGCAGCAACCTCCGCGGTCTCGCCCGACTCCTCCGGATCGCCGGCCACTTCCGGGTCGCCGGACTCAGCCGAACTGCCCAGTACCGGACGTCGGGCTGCCCCGGGCGGACCGCAGGAGGATAGCCAGACTCTGGTCGGCGAGCAGGGGGACGCGAAGTCTCCGACCGGGACTGCCCCCGGACCAAACCCGGAGCTGGACCCTGCGAACCACGGGCAGGATCGGGCGTCGGAATGGCAGCCGGACCCGGCCGAGACGGTGCGGGCGGAGAAGACCCGAACCCGTCCGGGAGATAAAGGTGCCGGCAAAACGGCGGCGGCGGCAGCAACGGCGTCGTCCGCGGCTGTAGTCGGAGCCGCCATCGGCGGGGCTGGCAAGGGAGCTGGCAACGGGCCCGGCGCCAAATTGGGCGATGCTAAACCAAGTAGGCCAGTGCTTTCGGATGTGGAGCGCCGTGCGGCTGAGCGCGAGGAAGCAGTCAACGCGAAGCCGCCGGCGGGCCGGATCCTGCAGGTGATGCTCGCCGTCTTTTTCCCGTTCCTGCTGATCATCGGGGCTATCCGCGCGGTGTGCACGCCGCTGTTCCTGTGGACTGAGTACCACCGGCCCGGTTTCCCCGCGGACAGTTTCGGCTTCAGCACCGAGGACCGAATGACCTACGGCTCGTACGCGGTGGATTACCTGCTGAACTGGGCCGGGCCGCGCTACCTCGGCGGGCTGGTGGGGCCGGACGGCGACCAGCTGTTCCTCGACAGCGAGGTCGGGCATATGGCGGACGTGAAGACCGTGATCATGGGCGCGTGGATCGCCGGGGCGGTGATGCTGGTCCTGGCCGTGCTCGCGGTGATTTATCTGGCGCGCGCGTATCCCGGCGGCATCCGCCGCGGCCTGTTCGCCGGGTCAGCCGCCACCCTGATCCTGATCATTGTGCTCGGCGTGCTGGGCGCGCTGAACTGGCAGGGCTTCTTCACCGCGTTCCACGGGGTCTTCTTCGCGGACGGTACGTGGACGTTCTTTGTGGACGACACGCTGATCCGGCTGTTCCCTGCCCAGTTCTGGATGGACGCGGGCATCGTGATCGCGGTGCTGGTGCTGATGGTGTCCTCGCTGGTGCTGGCCTTCACCTGGCCGACCAAGTCCCGGCGGGAACGCAGCTCCGAGAAGCTCGCCGCCGCCCGCGCCCGCTACCTCCAGGACCTGCGCGAAGACTCTAGGCGGCTCGGCGCCCCTCGCCGCAAGCACGGCGGGGCGCCGGATCAACTGTAG
- a CDS encoding AMP-dependent synthetase/ligase encodes MREASTELLERMPDGSNITDILMARHKRNPQHALYAVKRAGVWTDVSAAELLGQVSSLAKGLINAGIRPGDKIAVMSKTRFEWTVVDLAGWFAGAVVVPIYETSSAHQVHWILSDSGARLVFVEDESKAAVVNTAMQELPAPLPVWTMAGANPGLAELRAQGAAVPDEELEQARTSRTLEDAASLVYTSGTTGRPRGCIITHGNFAELALNTTEFLPAILKEPGAKSLMFLPLAHVLARAVQVICLAAGVKMGHTASMADLIDDLRTYNPTFLLVVPRVFEKVYASAKQKAHDDGKGRIFDAAADTAVAYSRAADARDRGTGSGPGPVLKLKHAVFDKLVYAKLRAVFGGQVGFTVSGASALNPHLAHFFTGIGIPVLEGYGLTESTAPAAVNMPGRNRIGTVGLPLPGTTIRIADDGEVLIKGIGITPGYHNNEDANRENFTDGFFRTGDLGTIDDDGYLTISGRKKDLLVTAGGKNVAPGPLEDALREHQLVSQAVVVGEGKPFVAALLCLDPAGLAAWCKSRSRNGLSVAQAGADPAVLADLQGAVDHANKLVSRAEQIRKFTVLRQELTEASGHMTPSLKLKRTQVIEDFTADIERLYS; translated from the coding sequence GTGCGCGAAGCGTCAACCGAACTGCTGGAGCGCATGCCGGACGGCTCCAACATCACGGACATTCTCATGGCGCGGCACAAGCGGAACCCGCAGCATGCCCTGTATGCCGTGAAGCGGGCCGGCGTGTGGACCGATGTGTCCGCCGCCGAACTCCTCGGCCAGGTTTCCTCGCTAGCCAAGGGGCTAATCAATGCCGGCATCCGGCCCGGGGACAAGATTGCCGTGATGTCCAAGACCCGATTCGAATGGACAGTGGTGGATCTTGCGGGCTGGTTTGCCGGCGCCGTGGTGGTTCCCATTTACGAGACGTCCTCGGCGCACCAGGTGCACTGGATCCTCTCCGATTCCGGCGCCCGGCTGGTCTTTGTGGAGGACGAGTCCAAGGCCGCCGTCGTGAATACGGCCATGCAGGAGTTGCCCGCCCCGCTGCCGGTCTGGACCATGGCCGGAGCCAACCCGGGCCTGGCTGAACTCCGGGCGCAGGGTGCAGCCGTCCCGGATGAGGAGCTGGAGCAGGCCCGCACCTCGCGCACCCTGGAGGATGCGGCGTCGTTGGTTTACACCTCCGGCACCACGGGACGCCCGCGCGGCTGCATCATCACCCACGGCAACTTCGCGGAACTCGCCCTGAACACCACGGAGTTCCTGCCCGCCATCCTCAAGGAGCCGGGCGCCAAGTCGCTGATGTTCCTGCCGCTGGCCCACGTCCTCGCCCGCGCCGTCCAGGTCATCTGCCTCGCCGCCGGCGTGAAGATGGGCCACACGGCGAGCATGGCCGACCTGATCGATGACCTGCGCACGTACAACCCCACCTTTCTGCTGGTGGTGCCGCGCGTGTTCGAGAAGGTCTACGCATCCGCCAAGCAAAAGGCGCACGACGACGGCAAGGGCCGGATCTTCGACGCCGCGGCCGACACCGCCGTCGCCTATTCGCGGGCGGCCGACGCGCGGGACCGCGGCACCGGCTCCGGCCCGGGCCCGGTCCTGAAGCTCAAGCACGCCGTGTTCGACAAGCTGGTCTACGCCAAGCTGCGCGCGGTCTTCGGCGGCCAGGTCGGCTTCACGGTCTCCGGCGCGAGCGCCCTGAATCCGCACCTGGCGCACTTCTTCACCGGCATCGGCATCCCAGTGCTCGAGGGCTACGGCCTGACCGAATCCACCGCGCCCGCCGCCGTGAACATGCCGGGCCGCAACCGGATCGGTACCGTCGGCCTGCCGCTGCCCGGCACCACCATCCGCATCGCCGACGACGGCGAGGTCCTGATCAAGGGCATCGGCATCACCCCGGGCTACCACAACAACGAGGACGCCAACCGGGAGAACTTCACGGACGGCTTCTTCCGCACCGGGGATCTGGGCACGATTGACGACGACGGCTACCTCACCATTTCGGGGCGGAAGAAGGACCTGCTGGTCACGGCCGGCGGCAAGAACGTGGCTCCGGGTCCCTTGGAGGATGCCCTGCGCGAGCACCAGCTAGTGTCGCAGGCCGTGGTGGTCGGCGAAGGGAAGCCTTTTGTGGCGGCGCTGCTGTGCCTTGATCCGGCCGGCCTGGCCGCCTGGTGCAAGTCCCGTTCCCGGAACGGCCTCAGCGTTGCCCAGGCCGGTGCGGATCCGGCGGTGCTGGCAGATTTGCAGGGCGCGGTGGACCACGCCAACAAGCTGGTCTCGCGCGCCGAGCAGATCCGGAAGTTCACGGTGCTCCGGCAGGAACTGACCGAGGCCTCCGGGCACATGACGCCGTCGCTAAAGCTCAAGCGGACCCAGGTCATCGAGGACTTCACCGCGGACATCGAGCGCCTCTACAGCTGA